A part of Vibrio sp. B1FLJ16 genomic DNA contains:
- a CDS encoding (2Fe-2S)-binding protein, with the protein MFVCLCHSVSDKKIRKLAMDEGITDIRGIKRCTALGSQCGKCIRQAKEILAEHYTELKQAC; encoded by the coding sequence ATGTTTGTGTGTCTTTGTCATAGTGTTTCTGACAAGAAAATTAGAAAGTTAGCGATGGATGAAGGCATAACGGATATAAGAGGGATAAAGCGATGTACGGCACTGGGCAGCCAGTGTGGTAAATGCATCAGACAAGCCAAAGAAATTTTAGCTGAGCATTACACTGAACTAAAACAAGCCTGCTAA
- the tuf gene encoding elongation factor Tu, which translates to MSKEKFERVKPHVNVGTIGHVDHGKTTLTAAICTTLAKVYGGAARDFASIDNAPEERERGITIATSHVEYDTPSRHYAHVDCPGHADYVKNMITGAAQMDGGILVVAATDGPMPQTREHILLGRQVGIPYIIVFMNKCDMVDDEELLELVEMEVRELLSEYDFPGDDLPVIQGSALGALNGEEQWEAKIVELAEALDSYIPEPERAIDLPFLMPIEDVFSIQGRGTVVTGRIERGILNVGDEVAIVGIKDTTTTTCTGVEMFRKLLDEGRAGENVGALLRGTKRDEVERGQVLAKPGSITPHTKFESEVYVLSKDEGGRHTPFFKGYRPQFYFRTTDVTGDITLPDGVEMVMPGDNVQMTVELIAPIAMDEGLRFAIREGGRTVGAGVVAKIFD; encoded by the coding sequence GTGTCTAAAGAAAAATTTGAACGTGTAAAACCGCACGTAAACGTTGGTACTATCGGCCACGTTGACCACGGTAAAACAACTCTAACTGCTGCTATCTGTACTACTCTTGCAAAAGTGTACGGCGGTGCTGCTCGTGACTTCGCATCTATCGATAACGCTCCAGAAGAGCGTGAGCGTGGTATCACAATCGCAACGTCTCACGTAGAGTACGACACTCCAAGCCGTCACTACGCACACGTAGACTGCCCAGGACACGCTGACTATGTTAAAAACATGATCACTGGTGCTGCACAGATGGACGGTGGTATCCTAGTTGTTGCTGCAACAGATGGCCCAATGCCACAAACTCGTGAGCACATCCTACTAGGCCGTCAGGTTGGTATCCCATACATCATCGTATTCATGAACAAATGTGACATGGTTGACGATGAAGAGCTACTAGAACTAGTAGAAATGGAAGTTCGTGAACTTCTTTCTGAGTACGACTTCCCAGGTGATGACCTACCAGTTATCCAAGGTTCTGCACTAGGCGCACTAAACGGCGAAGAGCAGTGGGAAGCGAAAATCGTTGAACTAGCTGAAGCGCTAGATTCATACATCCCAGAGCCAGAGCGTGCAATCGATCTACCGTTCCTAATGCCTATCGAAGACGTATTCTCGATCCAAGGCCGTGGTACAGTAGTAACTGGTCGTATCGAACGTGGTATCCTAAACGTAGGTGACGAAGTTGCTATCGTAGGTATCAAAGACACTACTACTACTACATGTACTGGTGTTGAAATGTTCCGTAAGCTTCTAGACGAAGGTCGTGCGGGTGAGAACGTTGGTGCACTTCTACGTGGTACTAAGCGTGACGAAGTAGAACGTGGTCAAGTACTAGCTAAGCCAGGTTCAATCACTCCACACACTAAGTTTGAATCAGAAGTATACGTACTGTCTAAAGATGAAGGTGGTCGTCACACTCCATTCTTCAAAGGCTACCGTCCACAGTTCTACTTCCGTACAACTGACGTAACTGGTGACATCACTCTACCAGACGGCGTAGAAATGGTAATGCCTGGTGACAACGTACAGATGACTGTTGAGCTAATCGCACCAATCGCAATGGACGAAGGTCTACGTTTCGCGATCCGTGAAGGTGGCCGTACAGTAGGTGCTGGTGTTGTTGCTAAGATCTTCGACTAA
- the fusA gene encoding elongation factor G, with protein sequence MARKTPIEHYRNIGICAHVDAGKTTTTERILFYTGLSHKIGEVHDGAATMDWMEQEQERGITITSAATTTFWRGMEAQFPEHRVNIIDTPGHVDFTIEVERSLRVLDGAVVVFCGSSGVEPQSETVWRQADKYHVPRMVFVNKMDRAGADFLRVVDQIKNRLGANPVPIQLNVGAEENFRGVIDLIKMKMINWNEADQGMSFTYEDIPADMIELAEEWRNHMVESAAEATEELMDKYLEEGELTEAEIKQALRTRTLNNEIVLATCGSAFKNKGVQAVLDAVIDFLPSPVDVPAIKGIDEKENEVERHADDNEPFSALAFKIATDPFVGTLTFMRVYSGVVNSGDGVYNSVKEKKERFGRIVQMHANKREEVKEVRAGDIAAAIGLKDVTTGDTLCDQNHKVILERMEFPEPVIQIAVEPRSKADQEKMGIALGKLAAEDPSFRVETDDETGQTLISGMGELHLDIIVDRMKREFSVDCNVGKPQVAYRETIRGKAEVEGKFVRQSGGRGQYGHVWIKLEPSEPGEGFVFVDEIVGGVVPKEYISSVSKGIEEQMNSGVLAGYPVLDIKATLFDGSYHDVDSSEMAFKIAGSMAFKKGALEAQPVILEPMMNVEVTTPEDWMGDVVGDLNRRRGIIEGMDEGVAGLKIIRAQVPLSEMFGYATDLRSATQGRASYSMEFHEYAEVPKNFADAIIAERGY encoded by the coding sequence GTGGCTCGCAAAACTCCTATTGAGCACTACCGTAATATCGGTATCTGTGCTCACGTAGATGCAGGTAAAACAACCACTACAGAGCGTATTCTGTTCTACACTGGTCTGTCTCATAAAATCGGTGAAGTTCACGATGGTGCAGCAACCATGGACTGGATGGAGCAGGAGCAGGAACGTGGTATCACTATCACTTCAGCTGCGACGACTACTTTCTGGCGCGGTATGGAAGCACAGTTCCCTGAACATCGCGTGAACATCATTGATACTCCTGGACACGTTGACTTTACTATCGAAGTTGAACGTTCTCTTCGTGTACTTGATGGTGCTGTAGTTGTGTTCTGTGGCTCATCTGGTGTTGAACCTCAGTCTGAAACTGTATGGCGTCAAGCAGACAAATACCATGTTCCGCGTATGGTGTTTGTAAACAAGATGGACCGTGCAGGCGCAGACTTCCTACGCGTTGTGGACCAAATTAAAAATCGTCTTGGTGCGAATCCTGTTCCAATCCAGCTAAACGTTGGTGCAGAAGAGAACTTCAGAGGTGTTATCGACCTTATCAAGATGAAAATGATCAACTGGAATGAAGCCGACCAAGGCATGTCGTTTACATACGAAGACATTCCGGCTGACATGATCGAGCTTGCTGAAGAGTGGCGCAACCATATGGTTGAGTCGGCTGCTGAAGCGACTGAAGAGCTAATGGATAAGTACCTTGAAGAAGGTGAACTGACTGAAGCTGAGATCAAACAAGCGCTACGTACTCGCACACTAAATAACGAAATCGTACTTGCCACTTGTGGTAGTGCGTTCAAGAACAAAGGTGTTCAGGCGGTACTGGATGCAGTAATCGACTTCTTACCATCGCCAGTTGATGTACCGGCTATTAAAGGTATCGATGAGAAAGAGAATGAAGTTGAGCGTCACGCTGACGACAACGAACCGTTCTCTGCGCTAGCGTTTAAGATCGCGACTGACCCATTTGTGGGGACGCTTACTTTCATGCGTGTTTACTCAGGTGTAGTAAACTCAGGTGATGGTGTCTACAACTCTGTCAAAGAGAAGAAAGAGCGTTTTGGTCGTATTGTTCAGATGCATGCAAACAAGCGTGAAGAAGTAAAAGAAGTTCGCGCTGGTGATATCGCCGCTGCAATCGGTCTGAAAGACGTAACCACAGGTGACACACTGTGTGACCAGAACCACAAGGTGATTCTGGAGCGCATGGAGTTCCCTGAACCGGTTATTCAGATTGCCGTAGAACCTCGTTCTAAGGCAGACCAAGAGAAAATGGGTATCGCGCTGGGTAAACTGGCTGCGGAAGACCCATCGTTCCGCGTGGAAACGGACGACGAGACAGGTCAGACTCTGATCTCAGGTATGGGTGAGCTTCACCTGGACATCATCGTAGACCGTATGAAGCGTGAATTCAGCGTTGATTGTAACGTTGGTAAACCTCAGGTTGCTTACCGTGAAACCATTCGTGGTAAAGCGGAAGTGGAAGGCAAGTTTGTTCGTCAGTCAGGTGGTCGTGGTCAATACGGTCATGTGTGGATTAAGCTTGAACCTTCAGAGCCTGGTGAAGGTTTCGTATTCGTAGACGAAATCGTGGGTGGTGTGGTTCCTAAGGAATACATCAGTTCGGTATCGAAAGGTATCGAAGAGCAAATGAATAGTGGTGTTCTGGCGGGTTATCCTGTTCTGGATATTAAAGCTACACTATTTGATGGTTCGTACCACGATGTAGACTCTAGTGAGATGGCGTTCAAGATCGCTGGCTCAATGGCATTCAAGAAAGGTGCACTAGAAGCGCAACCTGTGATTCTAGAACCAATGATGAATGTCGAAGTAACCACTCCGGAAGATTGGATGGGTGACGTTGTTGGTGACCTAAACCGTCGTCGCGGCATTATCGAAGGTATGGACGAAGGCGTAGCTGGTCTTAAGATCATCCGTGCGCAAGTCCCACTATCTGAGATGTTTGGTTACGCAACTGACCTACGTTCTGCAACTCAAGGCCGTGCGTCTTACTCTATGGAGTTCCATGAGTACGCTGAAGTGCCTAAGAACTTTGCAGATGCAATCATTGCAGAGCGTGGTTACTAA
- the rpsG gene encoding 30S ribosomal protein S7 yields MPRRRVIGQRKILPDPKFKSELLAKFVNILMVDGKKSTAEKIVYTALDAMAEKSGKDHLAIFEEALENVRPAVEVKSRRVGGSTYQVPVEVRPVRRNALAMRWLVEAARKRGEKSMAQRLAAEMLDASENKGTAVKKREDVHRMAEANKAFAHYRW; encoded by the coding sequence ATGCCACGTCGTCGCGTCATTGGTCAGCGTAAGATCCTTCCAGATCCAAAATTCAAATCTGAATTGCTGGCAAAATTCGTTAACATCCTAATGGTTGACGGTAAAAAATCTACTGCAGAGAAAATCGTTTACACTGCACTAGATGCTATGGCTGAAAAGTCTGGTAAAGACCACTTAGCTATTTTTGAAGAAGCTCTTGAAAACGTACGCCCTGCGGTAGAAGTTAAATCTCGCCGTGTTGGTGGTTCAACTTACCAAGTTCCTGTAGAAGTTCGTCCGGTTCGCCGTAACGCGCTTGCTATGCGTTGGTTGGTTGAAGCTGCGCGCAAGCGTGGTGAAAAATCTATGGCTCAACGCCTAGCTGCTGAAATGCTAGACGCGTCTGAGAACAAAGGTACTGCTGTTAAGAAACGTGAAGACGTTCACCGTATGGCAGAAGCGAACAAAGCGTTTGCTCATTACCGCTGGTAA
- the rpsL gene encoding 30S ribosomal protein S12, with protein sequence MATINQLVRKPRAKQVVKSNVPALEACPQKRGVCTRVYTTTPKKPNSALRKVCRVRLTNGFEVTSYIGGEGHNLQEHSVVLIRGGRVKDLPGVRYHTVRGALDCAGVNDRKQGRSKYGVKRPKS encoded by the coding sequence ATGGCAACTATTAACCAGTTGGTACGTAAGCCTCGTGCAAAGCAAGTTGTTAAAAGCAACGTGCCTGCACTAGAAGCGTGCCCACAAAAACGTGGTGTATGTACTCGTGTTTACACTACTACACCTAAAAAACCTAACTCAGCACTTCGTAAAGTTTGTCGTGTACGTCTGACAAACGGTTTCGAAGTTACTTCGTACATCGGTGGTGAAGGTCACAACCTTCAAGAGCACTCAGTTGTTCTAATCCGTGGTGGTCGTGTTAAAGACCTTCCGGGTGTACGTTACCACACTGTTCGCGGCGCACTAGACTGTGCTGGCGTAAATGACCGTAAACAAGGTCGTTCTAAGTACGGTGTGAAGCGTCCTAAGTCTTAA
- the tusB gene encoding sulfurtransferase complex subunit TusB, producing MLHIIKTVSALEDALALCSEQDDLLLIEDAVYAANPQHQAFSKVKHSNVYVLESDIQARGMVNRISPSVTVVNYQGFVQLTANQEKSLTWD from the coding sequence ATGTTACATATCATCAAAACCGTCTCCGCCTTAGAAGATGCCTTAGCATTGTGTAGTGAGCAAGATGACCTCTTACTCATTGAAGATGCCGTGTACGCTGCAAATCCGCAGCATCAAGCGTTCAGCAAGGTTAAACACAGCAACGTATATGTGCTAGAGAGCGACATTCAGGCTCGTGGTATGGTAAATCGAATCAGCCCGTCTGTTACAGTCGTTAATTACCAGGGCTTCGTTCAATTAACTGCAAACCAAGAGAAATCCCTGACCTGGGATTGA
- the tusC gene encoding sulfurtransferase complex subunit TusC: MSQLTYLFRSAPHGQSSGREGVDALLAASAYCEDISVIFTGDGVYQLLLGQDPSAILSKDYAPMLKLFDLYDIEKVFVCSYSLAQRGLAKADLVIDAQALTLEQVKEKLQQAGKLLSF, translated from the coding sequence TTGAGTCAGTTAACCTATCTATTTCGCAGCGCGCCTCATGGGCAATCTTCCGGACGCGAGGGCGTTGATGCTCTGCTGGCTGCTTCCGCCTATTGCGAAGATATAAGCGTGATCTTTACCGGAGACGGCGTCTACCAGCTTTTGCTGGGGCAAGACCCAAGTGCCATTCTAAGCAAAGATTACGCACCCATGCTCAAACTGTTTGATTTGTATGATATCGAGAAAGTGTTCGTTTGTTCTTATTCACTGGCACAGCGGGGGCTAGCAAAAGCTGACCTGGTTATTGATGCTCAGGCATTAACGCTTGAGCAAGTGAAAGAGAAACTGCAGCAAGCAGGCAAACTCCTGTCATTCTGA
- the tusD gene encoding sulfurtransferase complex subunit TusD yields the protein MSGLTYTLVVNGSVYGSQSARSAYQFAKAVVEQGHTLVSVFFYQDGVTNGSALSVPANDEFDLNKAWQNLAEEHNVRLETCVAAALRRGIISEDEANQHGLIQNNLAQGFSQAGLGSLAEAMLVQDRVVQF from the coding sequence GTGAGTGGATTAACCTACACGTTAGTTGTTAATGGTTCGGTATACGGGAGCCAGTCTGCTCGCAGTGCCTATCAGTTTGCCAAGGCCGTCGTTGAACAGGGGCACACCTTAGTCAGTGTGTTCTTTTATCAAGATGGTGTGACGAACGGCAGTGCGCTGAGTGTCCCTGCAAACGATGAGTTCGATCTCAATAAAGCATGGCAAAACTTAGCAGAAGAACATAACGTGCGCCTTGAGACCTGTGTGGCAGCAGCGCTGCGACGGGGGATTATCAGTGAAGACGAAGCTAACCAGCACGGGTTAATTCAAAACAACTTGGCGCAGGGGTTTTCTCAGGCAGGATTAGGCAGTTTAGCCGAAGCGATGTTAGTCCAGGACAGAGTGGTGCAGTTTTGA
- a CDS encoding transcriptional regulator has protein sequence MTTTETLNAEMLLEMESVHVMPFTEHDKIILRSYEAVVDGIASLIGPFCEIVLHSLEDLNTSAIKIANGENTGRQVGSPITDLALKMLKDIEGSERNFSRSYFTRAKGGVLMKSITVAIRNGENRVIGLLCVNVNLDAPFSQVLQSFMPTQEAKEAASSVNFASDVEELVDQTVERTIEEINADKSVSNNTKNRQIVMELYDKGIFDIKDAINRVADRLNISKHTVYLYIRQRKTEDE, from the coding sequence ATGACAACTACAGAAACATTAAATGCAGAGATGCTGCTCGAAATGGAATCCGTTCACGTGATGCCGTTTACCGAGCACGATAAAATCATCTTGAGATCATACGAAGCGGTCGTTGACGGTATTGCCAGCTTGATTGGTCCGTTCTGTGAAATCGTTCTTCATTCTCTGGAAGATCTGAATACCTCTGCGATTAAAATTGCCAATGGTGAAAATACCGGCCGACAGGTTGGTTCACCTATCACTGACTTAGCACTGAAGATGCTTAAAGACATTGAGGGATCTGAGCGTAACTTCTCACGTTCGTACTTCACACGTGCAAAAGGCGGCGTGTTAATGAAGTCAATCACGGTCGCTATCCGTAACGGTGAGAACCGCGTGATTGGCCTGCTTTGTGTTAACGTCAACCTTGATGCGCCATTCTCACAAGTATTACAGTCTTTTATGCCAACACAAGAAGCGAAAGAAGCCGCTTCATCAGTGAATTTTGCCAGTGACGTTGAAGAGCTGGTGGATCAAACCGTCGAGCGTACGATAGAAGAGATTAACGCAGATAAATCTGTATCGAATAATACCAAAAACCGTCAGATCGTCATGGAGCTGTACGATAAAGGTATTTTTGATATCAAAGACGCGATTAACCGCGTAGCTGATCGTCTGAATATCTCTAAACACACCGTCTACCTATATATCCGTCAGCGTAAAACTGAGGATGAATAG
- the fkpA gene encoding FKBP-type peptidyl-prolyl cis-trans isomerase — MKSVLKVSLLAATVMLAVGCQKEETKTEAAPQAEQVQAETGKAVHFKTDDDKAAYAIGVSFANYLSTSIEKPSEIGIDLNKDLVLKGIEDVFKGSAELNEEETRAALELLDKRVAEKMQAQAAEKAAAAKKAGDDFRADFEKQEGVVKTDTGLLYQVITPAEGEQPKDTDTVQVHYKGTLIDGTQFDSSYDRGEPATFPLNRVIPGWTEGVQLMPVGSKFKFVIPPELAYGDQDTPSIPANSTLVFEVELLKVENDKAE, encoded by the coding sequence ATGAAATCAGTTTTAAAAGTGTCACTACTTGCAGCAACAGTTATGCTGGCGGTAGGTTGTCAGAAAGAAGAAACCAAAACAGAAGCAGCACCTCAGGCAGAGCAAGTTCAGGCAGAAACCGGCAAAGCAGTCCACTTTAAAACCGACGATGACAAAGCGGCTTACGCAATTGGTGTTTCATTTGCTAACTACCTGAGTACTAGTATTGAGAAGCCAAGCGAAATCGGCATCGATCTGAACAAAGACCTTGTTCTTAAAGGTATCGAAGATGTATTCAAAGGTAGTGCAGAGCTAAATGAAGAAGAAACCCGCGCTGCATTAGAACTTCTAGACAAGCGTGTTGCTGAGAAGATGCAGGCACAAGCAGCAGAAAAAGCAGCAGCCGCGAAGAAAGCAGGCGATGACTTCCGCGCTGATTTTGAGAAGCAAGAAGGTGTAGTGAAAACTGACACAGGTCTACTTTACCAAGTGATCACGCCAGCTGAAGGTGAGCAGCCAAAAGATACTGACACAGTACAGGTTCACTACAAAGGTACATTGATTGACGGTACTCAGTTTGACAGTTCATACGATCGTGGCGAACCAGCTACATTCCCTCTGAATCGTGTTATCCCTGGTTGGACAGAAGGTGTACAGTTAATGCCTGTAGGTTCTAAGTTCAAGTTCGTTATCCCGCCAGAGCTGGCTTACGGTGACCAGGACACACCAAGCATTCCTGCTAACTCAACGCTGGTATTCGAAGTTGAGCTGTTAAAAGTAGAGAATGACAAAGCAGAGTAA
- a CDS encoding PQQ-binding-like beta-propeller repeat protein, translated as MQRISHLFLYLIVITTLNGCFFTGSEVQRWPLEPQGSTSFALSRDGRFALLYSGQDHLVLWDLEQNKRLAQLGELDADANVVSHIRISDNGRFAVTAGQMNFAVWDLGWTQATGLWSVSDALIRDVDITSNGEQVLLGLSNGKAIYVNLVTGRRLEFLAHQEKVNTVAISPNGRFALTGGNDYKAYLWDTESGQILRTFEHEHRVVRVALQRDGKLAMSSDGGNQAIIWNLETGEEIAQLRSWSRQLIFSTARFSDDGSQLVTGSPSGRVSVWDTQSGKQVDVFEVEPKKDTRPPRAVVYDAAFDSKQRVITATSAGIAQAWQLETGS; from the coding sequence ATACAAAGAATTTCTCATTTATTCCTATATTTAATTGTCATCACCACGTTAAATGGTTGCTTTTTTACCGGGTCTGAAGTGCAACGCTGGCCACTTGAACCGCAAGGTTCAACCAGTTTTGCTCTGAGCCGAGACGGACGATTTGCTCTGCTCTATTCAGGACAAGATCACTTAGTTTTGTGGGATCTTGAGCAAAATAAGCGGTTAGCTCAGCTTGGCGAACTTGATGCTGACGCTAATGTCGTGTCGCATATTCGCATCTCAGATAACGGCCGTTTTGCCGTAACCGCAGGTCAGATGAACTTCGCCGTGTGGGATCTCGGCTGGACACAAGCCACAGGCCTTTGGTCTGTTTCAGACGCATTGATCCGCGATGTTGATATCACCAGTAACGGCGAACAAGTGTTGCTCGGTCTCTCAAACGGCAAAGCAATTTATGTCAACTTAGTCACCGGACGGCGTTTAGAGTTCCTTGCTCACCAAGAAAAAGTCAACACCGTTGCGATATCGCCCAATGGCCGATTTGCCCTCACTGGCGGTAATGATTATAAAGCTTACCTCTGGGATACTGAGTCAGGACAGATTCTAAGGACCTTTGAGCATGAGCATAGAGTTGTGCGCGTGGCTCTGCAGCGCGATGGCAAGCTGGCCATGAGCTCAGACGGCGGTAACCAGGCTATTATCTGGAATTTGGAAACTGGGGAAGAAATCGCGCAGCTGCGTAGCTGGTCTCGTCAGCTGATTTTCTCAACTGCCCGCTTCTCTGATGACGGCTCGCAATTGGTCACGGGAAGCCCTTCTGGTCGCGTATCCGTGTGGGATACTCAAAGCGGAAAGCAAGTAGATGTGTTCGAAGTCGAGCCGAAAAAAGATACTCGCCCTCCTCGTGCGGTCGTGTATGATGCAGCCTTTGATTCCAAGCAACGTGTAATTACTGCCACCTCCGCAGGCATCGCCCAGGCTTGGCAGCTAGAGACCGGATCATGA
- a CDS encoding SlyX family protein translates to MTEKLIQQLEARINDLECQAAFQEQTIEDLNEALSQQQLLITKMQDQMKYVVGKVKNMDSSNMEDPANEPPPPHY, encoded by the coding sequence ATGACAGAAAAACTTATTCAGCAACTGGAAGCGCGTATTAATGACCTTGAGTGTCAGGCCGCCTTCCAAGAACAGACCATTGAAGATCTGAACGAAGCGTTATCTCAGCAGCAACTGCTGATCACTAAGATGCAAGATCAGATGAAGTACGTAGTGGGTAAAGTGAAAAATATGGATTCGTCAAATATGGAAGATCCAGCCAATGAACCGCCGCCGCCACACTACTGA
- a CDS encoding isoaspartyl peptidase/L-asparaginase, whose amino-acid sequence MNKPFSIAIHGGAGTILREQMSDTLQQSILADLEVAVKAGHQILSSGGEALDAVVTAVKVLEDSPHFNAGKGSVLTHNEMVEMDASVMDGKNLSAGAVAGVRHIKNPIELARDVMQNSNHVLLAGEGAEKFAFEHGHQYTEQDYFFTDRRYEQLLSMREKGEFALSESRYPDDRKHGTVGAVALDQHGNLAAATSTGGVTNKKYGRVGDSALIGCGTVAENGVVAVSTTGVGEFFIRKRVAEDVAARIRYLREDVHTACESVIQGELKTMGGEGGLIAIDAQGELHFAMNSSGMYRAGINTQGELSVKIYADD is encoded by the coding sequence ATGAACAAACCTTTCTCCATCGCCATTCATGGTGGCGCTGGCACCATCTTACGTGAACAAATGAGCGATACACTTCAGCAATCCATCTTGGCGGATTTAGAAGTTGCGGTAAAAGCGGGTCATCAAATATTGTCCAGCGGCGGAGAGGCACTTGATGCGGTGGTTACTGCGGTCAAAGTGCTGGAAGATTCGCCTCACTTCAATGCCGGTAAAGGTTCCGTGCTGACGCACAATGAAATGGTTGAGATGGATGCCTCTGTAATGGACGGTAAAAATCTTTCCGCAGGTGCGGTGGCGGGCGTAAGGCATATTAAAAACCCCATTGAACTGGCTCGTGACGTGATGCAAAACAGCAATCATGTGCTGTTAGCCGGTGAAGGGGCAGAAAAATTCGCTTTTGAGCATGGCCACCAATACACCGAGCAGGATTATTTCTTTACGGATCGTCGTTATGAGCAGTTACTGTCGATGCGTGAGAAAGGGGAGTTCGCGCTTTCTGAATCCCGTTATCCGGATGACCGTAAGCACGGAACTGTCGGCGCAGTAGCACTGGATCAGCATGGTAATCTTGCAGCGGCCACAAGTACTGGCGGTGTTACCAATAAAAAATACGGGCGGGTTGGTGACTCCGCGTTGATTGGTTGTGGCACCGTGGCAGAGAATGGCGTGGTGGCAGTTTCAACGACAGGTGTCGGTGAGTTCTTCATTCGCAAACGTGTGGCAGAAGATGTTGCTGCGAGAATTCGTTACCTCAGAGAAGATGTACATACTGCGTGTGAGAGTGTGATTCAGGGAGAGCTAAAAACCATGGGCGGAGAAGGCGGTTTGATTGCCATCGATGCGCAGGGGGAACTTCATTTTGCAATGAACAGCTCCGGTATGTACCGGGCCGGCATCAACACGCAAGGCGAATTGAGCGTCAAAATCTACGCTGACGATTAG
- the slyD gene encoding peptidylprolyl isomerase → MKIEKNVVASLAYKVMLEDGVVVDQSTTEAPLDYLHGHNNLITGLEKELEGKVAGDKFSATVAPEDAYGEHNDAMVQRVPAEVFQGVDQIEVGMRFLADTDQGPIPVEVTEVDGDEVVVDGNHMLAGQTLTFEVEVVATREATAEEIEHGHVHQAGGCGHDHDHEGGCCGGEEKGDDHECCGGGGCGSH, encoded by the coding sequence ATGAAAATTGAAAAGAACGTTGTTGCAAGCCTTGCATACAAAGTAATGTTGGAAGACGGTGTAGTTGTTGATCAGTCAACAACTGAAGCGCCTCTGGATTACCTTCACGGTCACAACAACCTGATCACTGGTCTTGAAAAAGAACTTGAAGGCAAAGTGGCTGGCGACAAGTTTTCTGCAACGGTAGCTCCTGAAGATGCTTACGGTGAGCACAACGATGCTATGGTTCAGCGCGTTCCGGCAGAAGTATTCCAGGGTGTTGACCAAATCGAAGTTGGCATGCGTTTCCTTGCTGATACTGACCAAGGTCCAATTCCTGTAGAAGTAACTGAAGTTGATGGCGACGAAGTTGTAGTAGACGGCAACCACATGCTAGCTGGCCAAACGCTAACATTCGAAGTTGAAGTAGTAGCAACGCGCGAAGCAACTGCTGAAGAAATCGAACACGGTCATGTTCACCAAGCTGGTGGTTGTGGTCACGACCATGATCATGAAGGCGGCTGCTGTGGTGGCGAAGAGAAAGGCGACGACCACGAATGTTGTGGCGGCGGCGGTTGCGGTTCTCACTAA
- a CDS encoding YheV family putative zinc ribbon protein, with the protein MKIKKRFIAGASCPQCSQQDTLRWWIENNIELVECVECDYTEQRKPQSVEKNKHSGQEMIGIFKPE; encoded by the coding sequence GTGAAAATTAAGAAACGTTTTATTGCCGGTGCAAGTTGTCCGCAATGCAGCCAGCAAGATACCCTCCGCTGGTGGATAGAAAATAATATTGAATTAGTGGAGTGCGTCGAGTGTGATTACACCGAGCAGCGTAAACCGCAATCTGTAGAGAAAAATAAACACTCTGGGCAGGAAATGATCGGTATTTTTAAGCCGGAATAA